AAACGAACATAATATTGTTTAGAGAAACAAGAAATCGTTTTTATTTTTAAAGTTTGTATTGGCATAACTCGATTTAAGGGCTGAAAAAGCTAACTCTAGAAAAGAGGTTGTCTCAATTTTGGACGAAAGAAAGGCAGCCATTCCTGTACAGGAAGAACGTGCATGTTGGAGAAATTGATAAAAAATTTTGCCACGTATATTGGTATAACGTCAACCCTCGAATTTGATGCTGATGGAGCATATGTCTTGCCTATAAGTGATCTTGTCAAGATTCGCGTACGGCAAAATGCAGATAATGAAATTGTATTTAGTGCTTTTTTAGGAGAGCTAGCTCCTTCTGCGGACACAAATAAAGTATACTTACAAATGATGGTAGCAAACTTGTTTGGAAGAGAAACAGGAGGTAGTGCTTTAGGATTAGATTCTGAGGGTCATATAGTGATGACACGGAGAATTCCCGAAGAGGTTTCCTATGAAGATTTTGCGCGTTACGTAGAGAGTTTTATGAATTTTTCTGAAACCTGGGTTGGGGATTTAGAATTAAATAAAGCGGAACAAGGACAATAGGCAACAGGGGTAGAAAGAACATGGGTGCACGTTTAGTTATTGTTAAAGGCCCGTTGTCAGGAGTTATTCTTGTTCTCGAAGAAGGGGCGAGTTGGTCTATAGGCAAAGACCCAACTGCTAATGATATCCCTTTAGAAGATCCTGAACTTGCAGACTCGCAAGTTATGATCACTAAAGATGAAGATGTTTATAACCTTGAAAATTTAGATACTAAGCTTCCTGTTTCTGTAAATGGTCAAGCTATAACAAGTGTAACAACGTTGAAAAACGCTGATGTTATCGAGTTTGGCAGTAACCAATATTCTTTTCTTGTGGATGAGTTTGATCCTGAAGATGTTGTTTATGATTTTGACCTTTCCGAAATAAATGGTGCTAATGTCTCGGCAGAACCTGCCGATAGTAAAAAGAAGACGAAGAAGAAAAGTAAGCCTTCGGAAGAAGGCACTAAAAAAACTTCCTCAAAAAAACAGTCCGCTTCCGATACCTCTCCTACCGATAAAGATAAAGAACTTGCTGAGGCATTTTTAGCTTCTGCGAAATCGGAAAAAAAAACATCCGATGCACAGATAGATATGGCTGTTTCTCCAGAAGATTCTGGTGAGGCACAGGAAAAACCCTCGTCGAGGGATGAGAAAAATAACAAACCCCAAAACGCTACTATGGAAGAAAACGGAGCTTTGCCCAATCAAAATCAGCAGCCGTTACCTGAAGATTCTGCAAAACAGGATCAGCCTAAAGAAGGTAATCGGCCTCAAGAGGGTGAGCCTGTCAAGGAGACTCCAGATCTAATAACTCCTAAGGATGACGCTGCAGCTGATAAAAAAGAAGCTGAAAAAGAACCATCTGAGGAAAAAGCTCCCAAAGAAAAAGCTGTTGGCGAGGAGAAAGCTCCTTCGGAAGATAAAGAAGCACCCAAAGATCAAAAAACAGATGAGAATGAAGCTCCTGCAGACAAAGCAGCAGGAGAGGATGATTCTGAAGATAAAGACGCTGAAGACAAAGACACCGATGATAAAGATGCTGATGACAAAGATGAAAATCAGCCTGAAGAAGGTGAAGATGCCGGCGAAGAGGCTGAAGATGCTCAATCTAAAGAGCAGAAGGATAAGAAACTTTCTAAACCGGAAGTTTTAACTCCATTTAATGTTCAGGATCTTTTTCGGTTTGATCAGGGTATTTTCCCCGCAGAAATAGATGACATTGTTCAAAAAAACGTTTCTGTAGATCTTTCACAACCTTCGCGTTTTCTATTAAAAGTATTAGCAGGCGCTAATA
This window of the Chlamydia sp. BM-2023 genome carries:
- a CDS encoding CesT family type III secretion system chaperone — encoded protein: MLEKLIKNFATYIGITSTLEFDADGAYVLPISDLVKIRVRQNADNEIVFSAFLGELAPSADTNKVYLQMMVANLFGRETGGSALGLDSEGHIVMTRRIPEEVSYEDFARYVESFMNFSETWVGDLELNKAEQGQ